gtgacatgtatattgataccaatacaatggttcagatctggtacaactaataatacattaaatcagtgaagaggcatttaaatcagatctagaccattgtattggtattaatacacgtgtcaccccctgaaagtgatatttcacggaattgtacgagatcgaaattacaaacgatttttttcctaaaaacgATGTTCCATATCAAGTTATCAACATCAAAAGGGATcacttattaaaaaaataaatcacttttgtTTTCTAGCTCTACTGTCAAACTGGATAATCATCACATTGAATGGACAATGAACAcctaataaaatataataaaatttatCTAACAATACTATGGGAAACTCCACTTGGTTTTAAGTTTTGAGATGTTGACAGAGGCGAAgtgtataaaattttgaatgtgaGAAAGGAGAGGTTCTGAGTTCAACAATGCCCAACAACCTAACAAAATAACTGGCGCTATCGCTTAGAATTGAACCCTTGAATGAtttcattgaagaaaaaaagaaaactatatATTAATGTTGAGCATAGGACAATCCCAATTGTTTCCATTTTGTGGAAGTCTTTAATAGTGTTTGTCATTCACTGAGTCAGGTGAATTTATGgtaaagaagataaaaataataCGAATATAACAGTATATGATTAGGTTAACATATGTGCAGTTTGCTTAAGAAACTCATGCAttagaaggagaggaagagaccTAAATTAGGAGATTCTTCATACCTTTATTGTGTAATATAGTGTAATTTTAAATGGTCCAATTGCTTGtcactaaggctgtgtttggtagccaagagaaggaaaaaagaatctaaaagacagaagaaaagaaaaaaataaaaaataaaaaaaagtatgtgtgtttcattatattaaaataaaataaaataaaaattttttttttatattttcttgtgtttttggtaagattttttttttttggcagtaaaaaaaaaattcaccaatccaaaagtgaaatttgaattacaaaaaaGATTCTTCTCTTTGATCAAGACATGCTAAAcacaaagaaaaattatttaactaagaaaaaagtacaatctttgtactttttttttttctttctcatgactaccaaacacaacctaaagtACTAAATTAAGAATTTGTATCCTTCTTTCAACTTCCCCTTGCCTTGAAACTATAATGATTTCAACAATAACTACTtaaccttatctcaactaaatggggttccCCTTGCCAAGTCACTTAAAGTTATTTAATCTATAGGGGTAAATAAGAATTTTGGTTTATAATAAAAAGGTAAGATGATAACTTCGCAAGTCATCACTTTagttataataatttttttttattttaaataaataattatataaactCAACAaataaactgaaaattctgtttgATGACCCATATAACAGtggtttcattaaaaaaacaaaaaaaacaaaaaaacaaaaaaacaataaaacaaaaaaacaaaaacaaaaaacaaaaaaacaaaaaacaaaaaaacaaaaaaacaaaaaacaaaaaacaaaaacaaaaaacaaaaaacaaaaaacaaaaaaaacaaaaaaacaaaaaaaaacaaaatatgatataattttaaactgaaatttctataccaatatattttttttttaaaactaaaatattAGTTAGATGGCCCAACTGAAATAAGTAAGACCACATTTCATTTTACGTATCAAGATGAGATACGTTTCTCCATTGCTCTATTTACATGCAATCCTCAAAGAGAGATATCTTAGCAAACTCTACTTATGTCTACCCATGAATGGAACTAATCAGCATCATAGGTTGAGTACTGAAAACTTATGAGCACCAAATCCATTAAAATACATGGTTGAGGGTAGTGAAGATTCAAGAAAATGTGACAAGTTCCATGACCAAGGATCACCTAACAAATTAAGCTTTAACACAGAAGAGAGTAGTTCTTGACTGAGACCTAATTAGCCGGTGGTTGCATTATACCCACTAATGAAGTTTTTGGTAAGTGATGTTAGCTCCATTAATCCAAGACCTAATTGAAGCTACAAACCTCCTTAGTTACGATACATTGCATCCAAGCAGGTAAGAGAGAGTATAGCAAAATACCACCCTAACCATATTCCTCCATTATTAATGCAGCAACATTGTTTTAAGCATATTCTTGACTTTTGTTAAATTTTCATTAATTCTCAAGTttacaaaatataaatgaaattacATGTATATAAATCTACTATAGAACAAGATGATAGACAAGGTTATGAAAATTTAGATTAGATTGTAATAGATAAGTAaaattttgcataaaaaattaagagagagagagagagagagagagagtattgtTGTGAATAATAAGCATTTTAATTCAGTAAATTGCAAATACATAGTATGTATGAAGGACGGTTGAGAATTACTCCATTAATATTGGTAAATAGAATTTTATATTAATAAGCTGAAGTAATTTCTatataaaatgttttttttttaaataaaaatgcatataaacATTAAGGAATAAGAAGCCTAGAAGACAAATTGGTCTTTACATCCAAACACATGAAGGGCCGGAACAACACAACTGTCaatatgaaataataataataataataataataataaataaaatcccaCCACTATTGATGCTCCTGCATGTATTCGCATTGATCCCATCACCGATGCAAAGGCCATGCAGCCTTTTAAGGGACCCTCTCCCTAAACATTATTAACCCTTCTTTAGAGAAAGAGGAAATGCTTCCAGAATTTTTAACCATATAAACCTTCCCTATTGATATCACTTTTTGTTAGCAAACTATTCTTAGATGACTGGTTCCTTCAGAAATTCTTAgtcattcatttaaatataataaaaagaatataaaaaaatatatgttaatTATAACATATAATTGGGGATGTAGCTCAGATGGTAGAGCGCTTGCTTAGCATGCGAGAGGTGTGGGGATTGGCACCCTGCATCTCCAGACTTTTCGATAAAGTTTTTGGTAGATTTAAGGATTTTTTACATCTACCTACCCTATCATTTTCCGTAATTGCATAATCCCtcttgaaaaccctaaaaagccCTCATACCTTTATTGCAAAAAACCCTATCTTCCCCTTTCAATCCTTTCAGTTTTGGGTCTGCAAGCTGCGAGCAACGAGGACGAACTCTCTGACGAAGGTCCTCCTCTCCAACGACTTTAACTTCATTCAACAAGAGAATGCAAAATGTTGTAGATTACAGTATATGATTTTGTACTTTCCACGTTGAAATGTACTGCTGAGTTTGTTCGTGCTTCAAATGTCGTCGTAATTGAAGATCATAATCGTATAGGACAAGAAATTATGATTCTTCTGGAAGTCTAGAAGATCTCTTCGGGTTTGGTAACTGTAAGTTGTAGACTGCAACTGTTTCTTTGGATAAAGTTCAATTGCTGAGATATTCAGGAAATTAGATTTGACAATGGTGTGAAGAGAATGTATGCGGCGTGCTTATGAGTTTGGGTCTGTGGAGTGTTGAGGATTTGAATCTTGTTGTCTTTTTACTCACCCTGACCAAAATTTAACGATTATGGCCTTCTCAAGCGGATACTCTTTTGTTTTCCTCTCCAACGACACGAGAGAGATCTCTGCCGATGGAATTATAGGGTTCTGTAATTTACGGAGTTagtaagggatttgatgatctctttgttaaaaatatgtccatcaaatctataaataaattatatatttgcAATTATGATTGCATGACATTGACGGGTTGTGGTTGTTCATAGGTTGTCACCTTAAAAATTTTTATGACTAAGGGCAGAACTGGGCATTCTGTTCATATGGTCATCATATTATGTGTGCTCATGAACGTTGATTTAGGGACACAAATATGAGTGTACATATTGTGTGTACATTGAATTTGATCAAATAGGAATCTTGAATGGAATATTGTCAGTTGTTGAAGGATAAGATTCCTTTTGGTAGTCTTTGATTGATCTCTAGACCTGAGAGATCCTTATCATTGCAAGTAAGTATTATGGGTTTTGGTGTATCACTGGTTGATGTCCTTcagactatatatatatatatatatatcgatatacTGGATTCATAATGCTTTGGCTATGGACGAAAAAAACACACAACACGGGATCCACTCCCATTTATTTGAGGAATATCAAGAGAGAGTATCAAGACATGATTGGATGAAATTCTGGATCCGGTTCACATTTTTCaaaatgtttacaaaattttctcaaaattattaatacatattaatatttaatttaaaaatatttttgaaacatTTTAAGATATCCAATCGGAAGTTCAAATTCTCTATGCGACATTTCGACAAACCTAGGCCATGACAGTTTTATTTCTATGCCTGGAGGTTTGTTATGTGATATTGTTGAGTGAAGAGATTAGATCGATATTTTACTACCACAACTCTGGgaagaataaaaattatatccacTCATATTGTATTTGTTGATATATGTCTTTGACTGATAATTATTGACATTATCTGATCGGTAATTATAGTGGATTTTTCCATTGGAATCATACCTCTTCTCAGTACTAGTGGCCAAAGATTATACGTACAATGATTTTATTATAAGAGAGATATTTATTAACTattgaattatatatatatatataaaataattgaTATCAGATAAATATGAGCCAATTCGGTGGCCGAAACCATAAGACGGTAAGAGAGAATGAATGTATCATGTTACCCCATATTATAGACACCTCAATCATGAGGTGTCAATCATTATAttttgttaattaaaaaaaaaaagggtggcaATCATGGTATTAAAACACTTTACCTTTTAGCTCTATATATGTTATTCTCTGGATTCTGAGACAAAAAGATAACGATAACGTATTACGACATCGGtttctctttattattttctttctattaaaaataataagacCAGATTGAGGTCAAAAAGGGGCTGAACGTATTGGAAATCACTACATGTCTTGACTACAGTACTGAAGAATGGCTACCATTCCAAGGACGTGTTGCACTTGTGACACTTGAGGTAATGATTCTCCCACCCCATGAAATggaatttaattaattcaaatcTCTATCCTAACAAATGGTTGATCTTGTTTTCTAAtatgattggaaaaaaaaattcttatttattCATAAACCCTATTATACCAACACTCTTACATGTCTCTTTCTAAAAATGAGCATTTTTCTGGTGGAAATTGCTCTTCCAATACGATGCTTTTCGACGCAGACTTTGATTTCATTTACACTGATGTATCTAGAAATGGTTTTTGGCAACAAAGGAGAGGGAAAATTTGTATAGCTGAATTCCGATTGGTGAAGCACTGAGCATGCGGTGCACTATGAATTGTGCTTGGAAACACTCGGATTTGATTTGGGGTGAGTGGTAGATCAGGGTGAGATATCTGTATTGGAAATTTGTGTTGTGAAGATGACTCCTAATGCTCTCCTGGAAGGGAGCTCAGGTCAAATAATCACAAGCGTGGATGTAGTCTTGAGAGTGGATTACTCCTTCAAGAGAAAGACGATGATCTTGCTTTGTTCAATGAGATGCAGACCagagaaagagaattttttGCTTGACATGACCGATGATATTGATGACTCATTCTGTACTTCCCTAACTCACCCTCTGTATCTTGGTTTCAGTGCTTGGATTACCTCTGAATGCATTTCCCCGCCTGTGTTTTTCAGTTAatgtcatattttttttgtctGTAGCTGGAGATAATCGATGATTTTTTGGCTAATTTAAATTCGTTTCAACTCTTGCTGCAACAAAATTGAAATACTTTTCAGATAATAAGCTTGGCATCTCCATTCCAGTTCGCGGAGAAAACTGATCTGCTCATTGCAGATGGTGAAAAAAATGACTATGAATGGTGGGTCATGTTCCTATTCTTTTAATGCATCTGACTTGATGTTGTAATATTGCTTCTTTCTCATTCAGAATTAGAAAAATTGACCAAAAgttaataagaaaacacacaaaGGTGAAAAACAGCTCATgtgttagattttatatctgttttattatatttaagttttaaaataaaGTCTTGCTTTTGTGTGTTTTGATCCTCTTGTTATGGTGTGGGACCCCTAGGGTTAAGGTagtgaaaaaatatcaataacatcctatgggagccctaaagtccattcatgactgttaccatgagtggagaggtcgACAAAGAGAATTAATTgggattaattttatttatgaaattaattcttaattcatgtcATAGGTTATTGTCAAATGGAAGTAAATGGTCAATGTTATTATATGGGcaccctaaagtccattcatggtcactaccatgagtgggaAGGTGGActagaaaatggtcaataacactcTATGAGAGCCCTAAATTttattcatggccattaccaagagtggagaggtgggcagaGAGAATTGATTGTGATTagttcaatttattgaattaattcccaattcatgcccatatgacattattctccaattaagttgctattagttggaggttactatTGGGGATTCCAAGTGTGTGCAAGGGTTAGTTTTGGGTCTATacaaacccaaccaaataccttgtagAACCACACATTCACACATTGGCATCCCATCCATTTCTACTTAttgcaaccatacaagtctttctcttcctttcattttctctatgtcttgtgtaaggttagaaaGAGTTGTTGTgttgtagctttttgctcctagaagAGATTACAATAACTGTCTCATTTTCTAGTGGAATactgttttatcttggaggtagaggtgcagaacaactcttggcaaTAGAGgacatcaattaccttaaaggtaGCACTataagtgtgactcaacctcaattctgatCAAAGCTTTTTCAattgttgtggtggtgattcaacgtCTATTTGAAGTTTATCCCCGTTTCATTTCAACTAAGGATCAACACTACAACATcatagtttctactgcaaaagctttgtattgcaatttttattttgtaaaaaattgtaatacaattacccaacatcATGTCTGCCTTGAAGCTGATTACTAGTAGTTTTAGTGTTTCAGTTTCTTTGGAGATTCCTGTAGACATGTTCCAATTTATCATTATTTATATGGTGATTGTATTCTGCTACAAGTAACAAATCCCTGTTTGTGGTACTGATTTTATGGCGCTATTGGATTGAAGGTTGTTGACTCCTCCAGACACTCCTCTTTTCCCTTCGTTGGATGATAATACCCCAGCAATTAGTCCTGCCCCTAGGGGCCGATCCCTAACTCAGCCCATTTCCATCTCAAGATCATCCACGGTAGATATTTGTCGCCTGTTTTTGAAGTATAGGCATAGTTTATTTGCTTATGCTAGCTAAAGATATTTCTTTGCAATTCAAATTCTGTTTTCTTTCTGCTAATGCTGGTAATGCATCTCTGAGTGCAGATGGAGAAGAGTTCCAGGACCAGTAGAAGTAGAACAAGCCCACATCGGTTAAGCCCATCCCCTCAGTCTGGAAGCAAACACATTTCAATCAAGAGGAAGGCCATCTTCAGCTCCTCATTCTAGTCCATGTCCCATCCAACGACCTGCTTCACCATCACCGAGACGAGgggggattatgtaatttcaaCAAACGACAGTGGAGGTAGATATAAATCGCCCTAGATTTAAATACCTTTGCCTGCCACTTGCCATAATGTGTGAAGGTTATTTGTCacttggcctttttttttttacttttcattgGGTAGAATATCAGCCACGGGCCATGGCTAATTAGTATTcagtaatgaatttttttttttggttttttaaaaTGCAAAACCTAATATGGTATATGTGACCAAAGGGAAaggtgaattattctattttattggCTACCAGCAAGGGTTGCAGCTTCTTTGCTGCAACTCGAGCAATACTCAaattttttatacttaaaaCAATGCTTTGACTAATGCATTAGAGAtcactttttttccccctagTTGACATCGTATTGAGTTGAATCATATGATTTTGCCTATAATTtcgattaaaaataaatttttgaagaaattaCAGTCATTCCACACAGGATTGAGCAAGTATCATTTTCGGGAATGATCTATATTAATACCGTTTTTCAAACCATGATTTGGAGTGTAactatttttccttctcttaaGATTCTTCTCATAGTTATGTCTTTAATGATGTCAAAAAATCATCAATGTCATGTGTTTACCAACAATTATCACATATGGATCAATTGGTTATATTTTGTAATGGTAGCTACGACTTAAGAACTACAGAGGCTGGTTGGGCGTTGGTGCTCATTTAACCATTAATTTGCATTTTAAAGAGAGGCATTTACATTCGGGAGCTCACAGAGCTTTCTCTCCTAGTGTAGTGGCGAAGGGAACAAGTGAGAACTTTAAGAGCGAGTTCGTCCATTACTCAAGTAGGATGATAACAGATTGGACAAGAACCTAGATGAGAGAtagatgcaaaaaaaaaaaaggatggaaaGAAGTAGAGATTTGGATCAATTGCAAGGAGGTATATGGGCTGGTTAACAAAGGGAAACAAGCAAGGTTGGCCATGGGATCTTTTATTATCTATATATATCTTAGTATGTTCCTTTGTCTGCTTAATTTTAttgttgtagattttttttttcattaaaataaaataaaaattttgggtaaaataaattaaaaccaTCATGAATCACGATTATTTGTTCTATTCATAAAAGAGGAATGTGGTGAATCTGGTCATTGGATATCTATGAAatgatctaaaaaaaaattaaatttaaatttaggtTTCAACTCAACTCCAATCATGTTGTCGTTTCATTTAACTTTCTACAAGCATGTATGTCAATCCAACCCCTCATGGTCTTGTGCACCCTCCCACTTTATacgtttaatttttttttttttgtttaaaaactaAGCTTTCAACATTGAAGATTCCAAcatggatcatctcaggtcatAAAATTTCAACCCTCTATGGCTCTATGAGTAGCCACATGATAGATTTAGATATCATCTCCGTTGCCGGAGAGAGCTCAATCACATCTAATGGCTGGTAAAACCTTTGTGGGTGTGTAACCCAGAATGAGTAGCCACTTAATTGATTTAGATCCTTTCCAATGTAGGAGAGAGCCAAATCCCACTGACACTGGGAACTCTTAAGGTGTGCACCCACGCCACAAAAGCATATAATTACAATTCATTTGTCACCAACATAGCTACAACAAAATAAACCCAATAATAAATGACTCGAGATTTCATTCATCGTTGATTTACATGGTTTCttcaaccaaaaaacaaaataaaggacATGGCACTGTTTTAGGTATCGACATTTGATTGGCCGATTGTATCGGTATCAATTGTGATTGATACTATAAACACCACATGTCCcacatcatggttttaagtatcgatatcagattaatcattttttttttttttgataaagtcaAATTAATCATATTGGTATTAGATGATACTAATATCGTTATCTGATCAATCCGATTCGAGTGTAGTATCCATTTAGGAGTAAAATCGTAAAATAAAAGtgtaatttataaaaaataaaaataaaattgaccAATGCGGATTCAATATCGGTATTCCctataactaaatccttgcccCACATCTCATTATATCCGTCCGTTGACCAAGTATTACAAAATTAGTATCACCGGTTGATTTTTGAAAACGTGAACGGCAGGATTCGAACCTGCGCGGGCAGAGCCCACATGATTTCTAGTCATGCCCGATAACCACTCCGGCACGTCCACCTGATTGTTAATCAACTATCAAATATTAattggactctctctctctctctagaaatcTATCCTTCCATGGCAAAAGTGAATGAAACCTTCGATCAGTAATGCCCACCGACCCTTAATTAAGCAgtgattaattaaaaaaatgggtATGTGTTGCTATCATCAGAAATTTGTTATGTTTTAGCCATTTCTTGTATTAAaacatagggaaaaaaaaatactgttaGGTTGCGTGTTTTATGTTAGTATTTtctgtgtctatctttctccttcCTCCTAAAAATGATATATTTGTCTCCTATTGTAAAAGGGGACAAATAAACATAAGGTTTTTTCTTACCGTCTCAACatattaaggttttgggttagaCCTCCAAATGTTATTACTATTTCGTGAATTATTTAACTTCAGAGAACGTTCCTTGTCCGGAGCCTCCACTAGcatccattctctctctcattcctccACATGAAATGACTTCTCTGCTCCCTATTGATTGAACCGAAAAGAAACCCTCATTGGCTCTCACCTGCCGCACAATCAGGTAGAAAGCCCGGCCTAATTGTAATGACCCTAAGTCTCCAACCTAAGAATGTTTAGGTTTGATTTATGAAACTCCCAAATAAATACAGTTTCAAAGTAAGTAATGTTTGGTGACTGCCCTACACCAACTCCCCTTTCCACCTTACTTGGTCCTGCCAAACTTTTGCTCCCTTAAATAGGGCAACCCTCGGAAGCTAGACTTCCTTTATGGAGTCCAATTTACTAAACTAACCTTGGTATTAGCTAGCTTTCCAGCCCTCCAGGTTACCACAGGGCACAGGGTTCTGAAACAAGGAATCGGTATCTAAATTTGGACATTGGTTCAGCCAATTCATATCCGATTCTGTTCTGGATTGGCTGCAATCAGTCAGAAATAGACCAATTCTGTCTGAACCCTGGAAACCCAATGTGAGCTGACCATTTCAAAACGATTCCATATCGGGACTGGGTTCGGCTGATTCGCAATCGATTCCGATTTTAAGCATGGGTTAGCAGAGTACCAACCCATTTGAGCTGTaacaagaaattaaaatcaGGATGGTGATAGTGAGGGGTTATTTGGGTCAATGCAAGGACATTGGGTGGGTTTGATCATTAGAAGCTTTGTTGCTAATGTAAGAAATAATTTACTTATATATATGAGAAGTTTAGATGACCTCACTAAAATTGAGAGCTTCTTCTGCAATGGCATTCTTATCCACCCAAAGATGTTGGTTCCTTATTGCAGCTCTGATCTCCATAGCTGTCTCCTGCTGCAAATCAGGTCTGTTAATATGTGGGGTTTTGATTTCATGAGacaaattttcttgtaccaGTTATAGATGGTACTTAGAGGTTTATTTGATTCttttaaggctgtgtttggtatgtatttttCTGAATAGATTCTTagtctagaatgcattctgaagcGAGATTTGTAAACTTTGTTGCAGAATTAGCAGGGAACGATCCAAGTCAACTTGTTGCAAGAGCATTAGAATGCTTCAATAATGATAATGTAAGTGACAACCTTGCCTCAGTCATGCACATAAAGCTTTCTATTTGTTATCAAATATGGACTTTAAGCTTGATAAAAACCCAAACAGATTTATAGCAGCTGCGAGGAAACTTATCGATTGCAGGCGAACGGAAACATCAATGTTCCTCCCGAAGCAACCGATGAATACTGCGACGGGCCTTGCCTGGAGGAGACAAAGCTTGTGCTCCATTGCATCAATGGCATCTTAACCAACTTCTTGTTTTATAATAAGGCCACTGTACAAGACATAAGCGCTACACTCGATGCAGGGTGTGGCCAAACCAGTGAAAGAGGTTCCATTAAAACTAGACTTGATCTCCTTAAGCCTTCTAGCCTCCATAAGTCTTTAGAATATATGACAGTCACTATACTTTCAATCCTTAATCAGAAAAAATAAGTGTTCTCTCAATAGAGTTTTCAGCTTACTTGGGGTTGTTTTGCAGGGAACTTCAATGTGGCAGAGCACATTCAAGATGAACATAGCAGCAATGCATACAGCGATAGAGCCCACCTGATGTGCGTGTATCTGTCTCTGTCCATGTCCATGCTCACactcttctatttctttttctagtaTAATAAGTATGTGTTCCATCAAAGAAAAATATGCACTAGTTTTCTTTTGGGTGAAATAAAAATGTGTATTCTTCAATGATTGTTTACAGAGATTATCTAAATGACACCTCCATAGGTGTATAACAAATTATGTACTAGTTGATGATTATATATGGAGACTATTTaatcctttatatatatatatatatgtaatgcttatattttatttttgggagaaAGTTTTCCACCACTACGTGGGAAGGTTCATCATGCCATCCTAGAGTTCATACATCCCTACAAGGTTTTAGTatacaacaacatccaaaaccttatcccaacttaatgagatCAATTACATGAAGATTTTAAGGAAGGATAAGCGCGAAGATCCATGcaaaaaagattgacgggttatgactaattataataaatgtCGGCTGTCAACATACTACAGGGTTTTAATATgtttcccaaaataccctcctgAAACCTCCCGCACCCATCTGACGCCCTGCAGTCAAGGGATTAGCTAGACCTGATTCAGACCTTGACTCCTTGTTTTGAAACCCTGGTTGAAATTCTGTTCAAAATTGAAACAATATTATTTTAAGAGCTTTGCTACAATTCCTATTCCTTGGGAAGCAATATATCAATCTTCCCATCATCATATTCCCATGAAAATTTATGACCAGCTTCCAACAAAATCAATTCTGAACTGAGAGAAACAAGGATAAGAAGCTGCGTGCATCCTTGTTCCAAGCACACAATGGATTTTCCCCAAACAAGGCAAAACTAATGGCAAGTAAACAGATTCAAAATTTTACTTCTTGTGTAACTTTCTAATTTGCTGATTTTCACACTCAATCCTGTTCTTCATATACCATTTTATGCCCTTCCTGAAACAGAGGTTTCCTCAAGATTTAAATACTTATCATCCTCAAGATTTCCGTTTAACTTAACTCAGATACTCCCCAGATTCTCATCTCATCCAATCATACTACGCCCACGATCTTTCTTTACACTCTTCTCCCTCATTAACAACCTTACCTTCCCAACTTTATCCCAGTCGCCTGCTTCGGCATAAATGTTTGATAACAAGACATAGTTCCCAGAATTATGAGGCTCAAGGTTGATGAGCTCCTTAACTGCACATTCTGCAAGTTGAAGGTCACCATGAGTTCTGCAAGCACTCAGCAATGCACCCCATAAAGCAGCATTTGGCTTCATGGGCATGCTTGTAATCAACCCATAAGCCTCCTTCACACAGCCACTACGACCAAGGAGATCAACCATACAGCCATAGTGCTCCTGCCCAGGCTCGAGTTGGTGTTCTGTAAGCATTGAATTAAACAATTCCTGACCCCTTTG
This Macadamia integrifolia cultivar HAES 741 chromosome 10, SCU_Mint_v3, whole genome shotgun sequence DNA region includes the following protein-coding sequences:
- the LOC122090784 gene encoding uncharacterized protein LOC122090784, which produces MTSLKLRASSAMAFLSTQRCWFLIAALISIAVSCCKSELAGNDPSQLVARALECFNNDNIYSSCEETYRLQANGNINVPPEATDEYCDGPCLEETKLVLHCINGILTNFLFYNKATVQDISATLDAGCGQTSERGNFNVAEHIQDEHSSNAYSDRAHLMCVYLSLSMSMLTLFYFFF